The Zingiber officinale cultivar Zhangliang chromosome 10A, Zo_v1.1, whole genome shotgun sequence genome contains a region encoding:
- the LOC122027731 gene encoding uncharacterized protein At1g32220, chloroplastic-like yields the protein MASQSSSNKLHEPLVVKGATQPTKLLLLGGNGFIGTEICKLALDQGLSVSSLSRSGRSSTREPWADKVEWHKGNLLEPESLKGAMTGVSVVISLVGGFGSYEEMIQMNGTANINAIRVAAEKGVERFVFVSAADFRAVEGLIRGYHEGKRLAEAELKSKFPEKCVILRPGYVYGTKQLGSMKLPLWPVFAPFEMVLQHFGPLYRLPLVGPFFTPPISVAAVAKLALRGATDPAFPHGAIEIHDMIRLSKQK from the exons ATGGCATCGCA GTCCAGTTCAAATAAGCTTCATGAGCCTCTTGTAGTGAAGGGAGCAACTCAACCAACCAAG TTACTTTTACTTGGTGGCAATGGTTTCATTGGCACAGAAATTTGCAAACTGGCTTTGGATCAAGGGTTATCTGTTTCAAGTCTTAGCAG GTCTGGGAGGTCTTCAACACGTGAACCTTGGGCTGATAAAGTTGAGTGGCACAAAG GGAACCTTCTTGAACCTGAATCTTTGAAGGGTGCTATGACTGGTGTCAGTGTTGTG ATATCTCTGGTTGGAGGATTTGGATCCTATGAAGAAATGATACAGATGAATGGGACTGCAAACATCAATGCTATAAGAGTTGCTGCTGAAAAAG GTGTGGAAAGATTTGTATTTGTATCAGCTGCTGATTTTCGTGCGGTGGAAGGCCTTATTCGAGGATATCATGAGGGAAAG AGATTAGCTGAAGCAGAACTGAAGTCGAAGTTCCCCGAAAAAT GCGTAATTCTCAGGCCAGGTTATGTATATGGAACGAAGCAACTTGGGAGCATGAAGCTACCATTATGGCCAGTCTTTGCGCCTTTTGAGATG GTTCTTCAGCATTTTGGGCCTCTCTACCGTCTGCCGCTTGTGGGCCCTTTCTTCACACCTCCGATTAGCGTTGCTGCAGTTGCAAAACTTGCACTGAGAGGTGCTACCGATCCAGCATTTCCTCATGGCGCGATAGAGATTCATGACATGATCCGATTGAGCAAACAAAAGTGA